Proteins encoded by one window of Dryocola sp. LX212:
- the hscA gene encoding Fe-S protein assembly chaperone HscA, which yields MALLQISEPGLSAAPHQRKLAAGIDLGTTNSLVATVRSGQAETLADREGRHLLPSVVHYQQDGLNVGWDARAQAAADPANTISSVKRLMGRSLADIQTRYPHLPYKLQASENGLPMIATPAGLLNPIRISADILKALSLRATEALEGELDGVVITVPAYFDDAQRQGTKDAARLAGLHVLRLLNEPTAAAIAYGLDSGKEGVIAVYDLGGGTFDISILRLSRGVFEVLATGGDSALGGDDFDHLLADWLREQAGVADRSDDRVQRQLLDAAIAAKIALSDAESAPVEVAGWKGSVTREQFNELIAALVKRTLLACRRALKDAAVEAGEVLEVVMVGGSTRVPLVRERVGEFFGRTPLTSIDPDKVVAIGAAIQADILVGNKPDSEMLLLDVIPLSLGLETMGGLVEKVIPRNTTIPVARAQDFTTFKDGQTAMSIQVLQGERELVQDCRSLARFTLRGIPAMPAGGAHIRVTFQVDADGLLSVTAMEKSTGVEASIQVKPSYGLSDGEIATMIQDSMSFAEHDVKARMLAEQKVDAARVLESLQGALATDAALLSAAERSEIDAAMVALSAAAAGDDTDAIEQAIKNVDKQTQDFAARRMDQSIRKALKGHSVDEV from the coding sequence ATGGCGTTATTACAAATCAGTGAGCCCGGCCTGAGCGCCGCGCCGCACCAGCGTAAACTGGCGGCGGGCATCGACTTAGGCACCACCAATTCCCTGGTGGCCACCGTGCGCAGTGGTCAGGCGGAAACGCTGGCGGACCGCGAAGGGCGCCATCTGTTACCTTCAGTCGTCCACTATCAGCAGGACGGCCTGAACGTCGGCTGGGACGCGCGTGCGCAAGCGGCAGCAGATCCGGCTAACACCATCAGCTCCGTTAAGCGCCTGATGGGTCGCTCGCTGGCCGATATCCAGACGCGCTATCCCCATCTGCCCTATAAGCTGCAGGCTAGCGAAAACGGTTTGCCGATGATCGCCACGCCTGCTGGCCTATTAAACCCAATCCGAATTTCCGCCGATATCCTCAAGGCGCTTTCCCTGCGCGCGACCGAAGCGCTGGAAGGCGAGCTGGATGGCGTAGTGATTACTGTTCCTGCTTACTTCGATGACGCACAGCGCCAGGGCACTAAAGACGCCGCGCGTCTGGCTGGCCTGCACGTATTGCGTCTGCTGAACGAGCCTACCGCAGCGGCCATTGCCTACGGCCTGGATTCCGGCAAAGAAGGTGTTATCGCGGTCTATGATTTGGGCGGCGGCACATTTGATATTTCTATTCTGCGCTTAAGCCGTGGAGTGTTCGAAGTGCTGGCTACCGGCGGCGATTCCGCGCTGGGCGGCGACGACTTCGACCATCTGCTCGCGGACTGGCTGCGAGAGCAGGCCGGCGTTGCCGACCGCAGCGACGATCGCGTACAGCGTCAGTTACTGGACGCAGCGATTGCCGCCAAAATTGCCCTCAGCGATGCAGAAAGCGCTCCCGTTGAGGTCGCAGGCTGGAAAGGCTCCGTGACGCGCGAACAGTTCAACGAGCTGATTGCGGCCCTGGTTAAACGTACTTTGCTGGCCTGCCGCCGTGCGCTGAAAGATGCCGCAGTGGAAGCCGGGGAAGTGCTGGAAGTAGTGATGGTTGGCGGTTCAACCCGCGTACCGCTGGTGCGCGAACGCGTGGGTGAGTTCTTTGGCCGCACGCCGCTGACGTCAATCGACCCGGATAAAGTTGTCGCCATCGGCGCGGCTATCCAGGCTGATATCCTGGTCGGCAACAAGCCGGACAGCGAAATGCTGCTGCTGGACGTCATTCCTCTGTCGCTTGGCCTGGAAACAATGGGCGGGCTGGTTGAAAAAGTGATCCCGCGTAATACCACGATCCCGGTGGCGCGCGCGCAGGACTTCACGACCTTCAAAGACGGCCAGACCGCAATGTCGATTCAGGTTTTACAGGGTGAGCGTGAACTGGTGCAGGACTGCCGTTCTCTGGCTCGCTTTACGCTGCGTGGCATCCCGGCGATGCCTGCGGGCGGTGCGCATATCCGTGTCACCTTCCAGGTGGATGCGGATGGCCTGCTGAGCGTAACGGCGATGGAGAAATCCACCGGCGTGGAAGCGTCTATCCAGGTGAAACCTTCTTACGGCCTGAGCGATGGCGAAATCGCCACCATGATTCAGGACTCCATGAGTTTTGCCGAGCATGACGTGAAAGCGCGCATGCTCGCGGAGCAAAAAGTCGACGCGGCCCGCGTGCTGGAAAGCCTGCAGGGCGCGTTAGCCACGGATGCCGCGCTGTTAAGCGCCGCAGAGCGCTCGGAAATCGACGCCGCGATGGTTGCGCTTAGCGCGGCCGCCGCAGGTGACGACACCGATGCGATCGAACAAGCCATTAAAAACGTAGACAAACAAACCCAGGATTTCGCCGCTCGCCGTATGGATCAATCGATCCGTAAAGCGCTGAAAGGCCACTCCGTGGACGAGGTTTAA
- the sseB gene encoding enhanced serine sensitivity protein SseB, which yields MSEPKNELETLLEQAATEPAHRPAFFRVLLESTVWVPGEAAEGEAIDADSAVELQHWEKEDGTSVIPFFTSVQALQEAISHEQAFVAMPVRTLFEMTIGETLFLNAKLPTGKEFTPREISHLISSEGDPLSQQEILEGGASLLLSEVAEPPAQMVESLTTLFKSLKTVKRAFLCSIKEQADEQPNLLIGIEADGDVDAIIRQTGSVATDTLPGDEPVDICLVAEGEKGISHFMMAHITPFYERRWGSFLRDFKTNRII from the coding sequence ATGTCAGAACCAAAAAACGAACTTGAAACCCTGCTGGAGCAGGCGGCAACCGAGCCAGCGCATCGTCCGGCGTTCTTCCGGGTACTGCTGGAGTCCACCGTCTGGGTGCCGGGCGAAGCGGCCGAAGGCGAGGCGATAGATGCAGATAGCGCGGTTGAATTACAGCACTGGGAAAAAGAAGACGGCACCTCCGTTATCCCTTTTTTCACCTCTGTACAAGCATTACAGGAGGCCATCAGCCACGAGCAGGCCTTCGTGGCGATGCCTGTGCGTACCCTGTTTGAAATGACCATCGGCGAGACGCTGTTCCTGAACGCCAAACTGCCAACGGGCAAAGAGTTTACCCCGCGTGAAATCAGCCACTTGATTAGCAGCGAAGGTGACCCGCTGAGCCAGCAGGAAATCCTCGAAGGCGGTGCCTCCCTGCTGCTTTCAGAAGTTGCCGAGCCGCCAGCGCAGATGGTGGAATCGCTGACCACGCTGTTCAAAAGCCTGAAAACGGTGAAGCGGGCCTTTCTGTGCTCTATTAAGGAGCAGGCCGACGAGCAGCCGAACCTGCTGATTGGAATTGAGGCCGACGGCGATGTCGATGCGATTATCCGCCAGACGGGTAGCGTGGCGACGGACACCTTACCGGGTGATGAGCCGGTAGATATTTGTCTGGTTGCTGAAGGCGAGAAGGGGATTAGCCACTTTATGATGGCTCATATCACCCCGTTCTACGAACGCCGCTGGGGTAGCTTCCTGCGCGACTTCAAAACGAACCGTATAATCTGA
- the iscX gene encoding Fe-S cluster assembly protein IscX, producing the protein MGLKWTDSREIGEALYDSRPDLDPKTVRFTDLHQWVCDLEDFDDDPNASNEKILEAILLVWLDEAE; encoded by the coding sequence ATGGGACTGAAATGGACCGACAGCCGTGAAATCGGCGAAGCGCTGTACGACAGCCGCCCGGATCTCGATCCGAAAACTGTGCGCTTCACCGATCTTCATCAGTGGGTATGCGATCTGGAAGATTTTGACGACGACCCGAACGCATCCAATGAAAAAATTCTGGAAGCGATTCTGTTAGTCTGGTTAGATGAAGCAGAATAG
- the pepB gene encoding aminopeptidase PepB — protein sequence MSEAMKITLSTAPADARWGEKAAYSINDEGITLHLNGKDDLGLIQRAARKIDGQGLKHVQLAGEGWDVEKSWAFWQGYRAPKGTRKVEWAQLSDADQKELDNRLKIIDWVRNTINAPAEELGPEQLASRTVDLLCDVACDRVSYRITKGEDLREQNYMGIHTVGRGSERPPVLLALDYNPTGNPEAPVFAALVGKGITFDSGGYSMKQSAFMDSMKSDMGGAATITGALAFAITRGLNKRVKLYLCCADNMVSGNAFKLGDIIKYRNGKTVEVMNTDAEGRLVLADGLIDASAQKPELIIDCATLTGAAKTALGNDYHALFSFDDGLVNSLMASAAQENEPFWRLPLAEFHRNQLPSNFAELNNTSNASFPAGASTAAGFLSHFVENYHQGWLHVDCSATYRKGAVEQWSAGATGLGVRAIANLLTSK from the coding sequence ATGTCTGAAGCCATGAAAATCACGCTTTCCACCGCGCCTGCCGATGCGCGCTGGGGTGAAAAAGCCGCTTACAGTATTAATGACGAAGGCATTACCCTGCACCTGAACGGCAAAGACGACTTAGGGTTAATTCAGCGCGCCGCGCGCAAAATCGACGGCCAGGGCCTGAAGCACGTTCAGCTGGCGGGTGAGGGCTGGGACGTAGAGAAAAGCTGGGCATTCTGGCAGGGCTACCGTGCGCCAAAAGGCACTCGTAAAGTTGAGTGGGCACAGCTGAGTGACGCTGACCAGAAAGAGCTGGATAACCGTCTGAAAATCATCGACTGGGTACGTAACACTATCAACGCACCGGCGGAAGAGCTTGGGCCTGAGCAGCTGGCATCGCGCACGGTCGATCTGCTTTGCGACGTAGCCTGCGATCGGGTTTCTTACCGCATCACGAAGGGCGAAGATCTGCGCGAGCAGAACTATATGGGTATCCACACCGTGGGTCGTGGATCAGAGCGTCCGCCGGTTCTGCTGGCGCTGGATTACAATCCGACGGGCAACCCTGAAGCGCCGGTCTTCGCGGCCCTGGTCGGCAAAGGCATTACCTTTGACTCCGGCGGTTACAGCATGAAGCAAAGCGCATTCATGGACTCCATGAAGTCCGATATGGGCGGCGCGGCTACTATCACCGGGGCACTGGCGTTCGCGATTACTCGCGGTCTGAACAAGCGCGTGAAGCTTTACCTGTGCTGCGCGGACAACATGGTCAGCGGCAACGCCTTTAAGCTTGGCGACATCATCAAATACCGCAACGGTAAAACCGTTGAGGTGATGAATACCGATGCGGAAGGCCGTCTGGTACTGGCCGATGGCCTGATTGACGCCAGCGCGCAAAAACCAGAGCTGATCATCGACTGTGCAACCCTAACGGGGGCGGCGAAAACCGCGCTGGGCAACGACTATCATGCGCTGTTCAGCTTCGATGACGGTCTGGTAAACAGCCTGATGGCGAGCGCTGCGCAGGAGAACGAACCGTTCTGGCGTCTGCCGCTCGCTGAGTTCCACCGCAACCAGCTGCCGTCTAACTTTGCCGAGCTGAATAACACCTCCAACGCCTCCTTCCCGGCGGGTGCCAGCACAGCAGCAGGTTTCCTTTCCCACTTCGTGGAAAATTACCATCAGGGCTGGCTGCACGTGGACTGCTCCGCAACCTATCGCAAAGGCGCGGTAGAGCAATGGTCAGCGGGCGCAACCGGCCTGGGCGTGCGTGCAATTGCTAACCTGTTGACGAGTAAATAA
- a CDS encoding alpha-2-macroglobulin translates to MRNMRLVGLAAALLAALALGGCDDKSTPEATTAPPAATEKQSVAPAKKPDAAQLEKLSQLSAGKPLKLLDASEVQLDGASALVLSFSVPLNPDQNFSRVVHLVDKTSGKVDGAWELSENLKELRMRHLQPKRNLMLTVDSGLAALNKNTFDSNVEKQISTRDIQPSVGFASRGSLLPTKVIAGLPVMALNVDKVDVNFYRIKNESLTSFVSQWEYRNAMSNWESDNLLKLADLVYSGRFDLNPQRNTREKIMLPLGEIKPLQQPGVYLAVMNEAGRYSYSNAATLFTLSDVGVSLHRYHDRLDVFTQSLENGGAQSAVDLTLLNEKGQTVAQAKSDGDGHALLEKINKGVLLLARSGEQTTLLDLSRPALDLAEFDIAGEEGYSKQFFMFGPRDLYRPGETVILNALLRDGDGKPLPAQPVKLEVVKPDGQVTRTQVWQPENGLFQFSYPLGSDVQTGNWQVRVNTGDNQPRSWAFKVEDFMPERMALNITSGQQPTAPDEAVAFQVNGRYLYGAPAAGNSLQGQLFLRPLREAVAGLPGFQFGDINEENLSRSLDEVQLQLDEQGNTTVSTESQWADVHSPLRLVFQASLLESGGRPVTRRAEQAIWPADALPGIRPQFASKEVYDYRTDTTRTQPIVDEDSNAGFDIVFTNAKGEKLAASGLDVRLIRERRDYFWNWEDGQGWQSQYDQKDLVEAEQKVDLAAGETGRVSFPVEWGSYRLEVRAPDSEIVSSVRFWAGYSWQDNSEGTGSVRPDRVVLKIDKPAYKPGDTIKLHIAAPAAGKGYAMVESSDGPLWWKEIDVPAEGLDISIPVDKSWQRHDLYLSTLVVRPGDKNRAATPKRAVGILHLPLGDEGRRLDIALKGPAKMRPNQTLTMKVKANVKNGETPKKINVLLSAVDSGVLSITDYKTPDPWEAFFGRKRYGADLYDIYGQVIEGEGKLATLRFGGDGDEGDELSRGGKKPVNHVTIIVQQAQPVMLDDKGEGTVTLPIGDFNGELRVMAQAWTDDRFGSSEDKVIVAAPLVTELAAPRFMAGGDNSRLALDLTNLTDLPQQLTVNLKASGLLSLDASSSLPVKLAPGARSTLFIPVRALEGYGDGELSAEITGLNLPGETIVPQVKQWKLGVRPAFPAQTVNSGAVLAPGEVWNISAGHLSGLAPKTLEGQLLLSGRPPLNLARYIRELKAYPYGCLEQTTSGLFPSLYTNRAQLTALGIEGINDEQRRGAIDVGIGRLLDMQRDNGGFGLWDKEGPEEYWLTAYVTDFLVRAGEQGYSVNSDALNNANQRLLRYLQDPGLIALRYSDDTAASKFAVQAYAGLVLARQQKAPLGALRELWQHHETAKAGLPLVQLGVALKLMGDAPRSQQALTLGLQTKRDDRRIWMADYGSDLRDKAMMLSLLEENKLMPEQQNQLLQTLSDLAYSQRWLSTQESNSLFLAGRNWQMAKGDWQAQTSFSSDPLKAEKSMTRNLDADRLSALQVTNTGAANLYLRLDTVGYPQSAPQPYSNVLHVERHFLDAKGNAKPVSALKSGELVMVWLDVWADKNVPDALVVDLLPAGLELENQNLANSSASLGESSNEVQGLLNQMQQADIQHMEFRDDRFVAALPLNEGQHATLVYLARAVTPGSYTIPVPQVESMYIPQWRATGVGAGVLTVLP, encoded by the coding sequence ATGAGAAACATGCGTTTAGTTGGCCTCGCGGCGGCTTTATTGGCGGCTTTAGCGCTGGGAGGATGTGATGATAAAAGCACTCCTGAGGCGACCACAGCACCTCCAGCTGCGACTGAAAAGCAAAGTGTAGCCCCTGCTAAGAAACCTGATGCCGCACAGCTTGAAAAGCTTTCTCAACTCTCTGCCGGTAAGCCGCTAAAGCTGCTGGATGCCTCGGAAGTTCAGCTTGACGGGGCAAGCGCCCTGGTGCTGAGTTTTTCCGTGCCACTCAATCCCGATCAGAATTTTTCTCGTGTAGTACACCTGGTGGACAAAACCAGCGGCAAAGTTGACGGCGCCTGGGAGCTTTCGGAGAATTTGAAAGAACTGCGTATGCGGCATCTCCAGCCGAAGCGTAATCTGATGCTGACCGTCGACAGCGGGCTGGCCGCACTGAATAAAAACACCTTTGATAGCAACGTTGAAAAGCAAATTTCCACGCGCGATATCCAGCCAAGCGTTGGCTTTGCCAGCCGTGGTTCGCTGTTGCCCACAAAAGTAATCGCCGGTCTGCCCGTCATGGCGCTGAACGTCGACAAGGTGGACGTGAATTTCTACCGTATTAAAAACGAATCGCTTACCTCGTTTGTCAGCCAGTGGGAATACCGCAACGCGATGTCCAACTGGGAGTCAGACAATCTGCTGAAACTTGCCGATCTGGTTTATAGCGGGCGATTCGACCTCAACCCCCAGCGAAACACTCGTGAAAAAATCATGTTGCCGCTCGGGGAAATTAAGCCGCTGCAGCAACCGGGTGTTTACCTGGCCGTCATGAATGAAGCGGGGCGCTACAGCTACAGCAACGCCGCTACGCTCTTCACTTTGAGTGACGTGGGGGTTTCTTTACATCGCTATCACGATCGTCTGGATGTCTTCACCCAAAGCCTGGAGAACGGTGGCGCGCAGTCAGCGGTGGATCTCACCCTTCTTAATGAAAAAGGTCAGACGGTTGCGCAGGCCAAAAGCGACGGTGACGGGCACGCTTTGCTTGAAAAAATAAACAAGGGCGTACTGTTGCTGGCCCGTAGCGGTGAACAGACCACGCTGCTGGATCTGAGCCGTCCGGCACTGGACCTGGCGGAGTTTGATATCGCCGGGGAAGAGGGCTACAGCAAACAATTCTTCATGTTTGGCCCACGCGATCTGTATCGCCCTGGCGAAACGGTAATTTTAAACGCGCTGCTGCGCGACGGTGACGGTAAGCCTTTGCCTGCCCAACCGGTAAAACTGGAGGTCGTAAAACCGGACGGGCAGGTAACAAGAACTCAGGTCTGGCAGCCAGAAAATGGCCTCTTTCAGTTCTCTTATCCGCTGGGCAGCGACGTTCAGACGGGCAACTGGCAGGTCAGGGTCAATACTGGCGACAACCAACCACGCAGTTGGGCATTTAAAGTTGAAGATTTTATGCCGGAGCGTATGGCGCTCAACATCACCAGCGGCCAGCAGCCGACGGCCCCTGACGAAGCCGTTGCCTTCCAGGTGAACGGCCGTTATCTCTACGGTGCGCCAGCCGCGGGCAACAGCCTGCAGGGACAGCTGTTCCTGCGTCCGCTGCGTGAAGCCGTTGCGGGACTGCCTGGCTTCCAGTTCGGTGATATCAACGAAGAGAATCTTTCCCGCAGCCTCGATGAGGTTCAGCTGCAGCTCGATGAGCAGGGGAATACCACGGTCAGTACGGAGAGCCAATGGGCCGATGTTCATTCGCCGCTGCGTCTGGTATTCCAGGCAAGCCTGCTGGAATCCGGTGGTCGTCCCGTCACTCGCCGCGCGGAGCAGGCAATCTGGCCGGCGGACGCACTGCCGGGCATTCGTCCTCAGTTTGCCAGCAAAGAGGTTTATGACTATCGCACTGACACCACCCGCACCCAACCAATTGTTGATGAAGACAGCAACGCTGGCTTTGATATCGTCTTTACCAATGCGAAAGGAGAGAAACTTGCAGCTTCAGGTCTTGATGTACGTTTGATCCGCGAGCGCCGCGACTATTTCTGGAACTGGGAAGATGGACAGGGCTGGCAGTCCCAGTACGATCAAAAAGATCTGGTTGAAGCCGAGCAAAAGGTCGATCTCGCCGCCGGGGAAACGGGCAGGGTCTCTTTCCCGGTCGAATGGGGATCGTATCGCCTTGAGGTACGTGCTCCTGACAGCGAGATAGTCAGCAGCGTGCGCTTCTGGGCTGGCTACAGCTGGCAGGATAACAGCGAAGGTACAGGCTCGGTTCGTCCTGACCGCGTGGTGCTGAAAATAGACAAGCCTGCCTACAAGCCGGGCGATACCATCAAGCTGCACATCGCAGCACCTGCTGCAGGCAAGGGCTATGCGATGGTTGAGTCCAGTGATGGCCCACTGTGGTGGAAAGAAATTGATGTCCCGGCAGAAGGCCTGGACATCTCGATCCCGGTCGATAAAAGCTGGCAGCGTCATGATTTATACCTGAGTACGCTGGTCGTTCGTCCCGGCGATAAAAACCGTGCCGCTACGCCGAAGCGCGCCGTAGGCATTCTGCATCTGCCGTTGGGTGATGAAGGCCGCCGCCTCGATATCGCCCTGAAGGGGCCGGCGAAGATGCGCCCGAACCAGACGCTGACGATGAAGGTGAAGGCAAACGTGAAAAACGGCGAGACGCCGAAGAAAATCAACGTGCTGCTTTCTGCTGTGGACAGCGGCGTGCTGAGTATTACCGATTATAAGACGCCCGATCCGTGGGAGGCATTCTTTGGCCGCAAACGTTACGGCGCCGATCTCTACGATATTTATGGTCAGGTAATTGAAGGTGAGGGCAAGCTGGCAACGCTTCGCTTTGGTGGTGACGGCGACGAAGGCGATGAGTTAAGCCGTGGTGGTAAGAAGCCGGTTAACCACGTCACAATTATTGTCCAGCAGGCGCAGCCGGTGATGCTGGATGATAAAGGTGAGGGAACGGTCACCCTACCGATTGGTGATTTCAACGGTGAACTGCGCGTGATGGCGCAGGCCTGGACGGACGATCGTTTTGGCAGCAGTGAAGACAAAGTGATCGTTGCCGCTCCGCTGGTGACAGAACTCGCCGCGCCGCGCTTTATGGCGGGTGGCGATAACAGCCGTCTGGCGCTGGATCTGACTAACCTGACGGATTTACCACAGCAGCTTACGGTGAATCTTAAAGCCAGCGGTTTACTCTCTCTTGATGCTTCATCTTCACTCCCTGTGAAGTTAGCGCCGGGGGCTCGTTCAACCCTCTTTATTCCAGTGCGTGCGCTGGAGGGCTATGGTGACGGGGAGCTAAGCGCGGAGATAACCGGTCTTAACCTGCCGGGTGAAACCATCGTGCCACAGGTGAAACAGTGGAAGCTGGGCGTCCGTCCGGCCTTCCCGGCCCAGACGGTAAACAGCGGGGCGGTTCTTGCACCGGGTGAGGTCTGGAATATTTCAGCTGGGCATCTTTCAGGCCTGGCTCCGAAAACGCTGGAAGGCCAGCTTCTGCTAAGCGGTCGTCCGCCTCTTAACCTGGCCCGCTATATTCGTGAGCTTAAAGCCTATCCCTATGGTTGCCTGGAGCAGACTACCAGCGGGCTGTTCCCGTCGCTTTATACCAATCGAGCCCAGCTTACCGCATTGGGTATTGAAGGCATCAACGACGAGCAGCGCCGTGGCGCTATCGACGTGGGGATCGGGCGCCTGCTGGACATGCAGCGAGACAACGGAGGCTTTGGCCTGTGGGACAAAGAAGGTCCGGAAGAGTACTGGCTGACCGCCTATGTCACCGACTTCCTTGTACGGGCAGGCGAGCAGGGTTACAGCGTTAACAGCGATGCGCTGAACAATGCCAACCAGCGGCTGCTGCGTTATCTTCAGGATCCGGGGCTGATTGCCCTACGTTACAGCGACGATACGGCAGCCAGTAAGTTTGCCGTGCAGGCCTATGCGGGTCTGGTGCTCGCTCGTCAGCAAAAAGCGCCGTTGGGGGCACTGCGTGAGCTGTGGCAGCATCATGAAACCGCAAAAGCAGGCCTGCCGCTGGTGCAGCTTGGCGTGGCGTTAAAACTGATGGGCGATGCACCGCGCAGCCAGCAGGCCCTGACGCTGGGGCTGCAAACCAAACGTGACGACCGGCGTATCTGGATGGCGGACTACGGTAGCGACCTTCGGGATAAAGCGATGATGCTAAGCCTGCTGGAAGAGAACAAGCTGATGCCGGAACAGCAAAACCAGCTGCTGCAGACGCTGTCGGATCTGGCCTACAGCCAGCGCTGGCTCTCCACTCAGGAAAGCAACTCGCTGTTCCTTGCCGGTCGTAACTGGCAAATGGCGAAAGGCGACTGGCAGGCTCAGACTTCATTCAGTAGCGATCCGCTAAAAGCGGAAAAAAGCATGACCCGTAATCTGGATGCGGATCGCCTTTCTGCCCTGCAGGTGACCAATACCGGCGCGGCAAATCTCTATCTGCGGCTTGATACAGTGGGTTATCCACAGAGCGCTCCGCAGCCTTACAGTAACGTCCTGCACGTTGAGCGTCATTTCCTGGACGCCAAAGGCAACGCTAAACCTGTTTCTGCGCTGAAGAGCGGTGAGCTGGTAATGGTCTGGCTGGACGTATGGGCTGATAAAAACGTGCCGGATGCGCTGGTCGTCGATCTGCTGCCTGCCGGTCTGGAGCTTGAGAACCAGAACCTTGCCAACAGCAGCGCCAGCCTGGGCGAAAGCAGCAACGAGGTGCAGGGGCTGCTGAACCAGATGCAGCAGGCGGATATCCAGCACATGGAGTTCCGTGACGATCGCTTTGTTGCCGCACTCCCGTTGAATGAAGGTCAGCATGCCACCCTGGTCTATCTGGCCCGCGCCGTTACGCCGGGTAGCTATACCATTCCTGTGCCGCAGGTGGAATCCATGTATATACCGCAGTGGCGGGCAACGGGTGTCGGCGCTGGTGTTTTGACGGTTCTGCCGTAA
- the sseA gene encoding 3-mercaptopyruvate sulfurtransferase, with the protein MSTSYFVAGDWLAEHIFDADIQVLDARMLPPGEEHRDIVNEYRAGHLPGAVFFDIEALSDHTSPLPHMMPRPEAFAVAMRELGVNSDKHLIVYDEGNLFSAPRAWWMLRSFGVENVSILAGGLADWKREEFPLQQGNVELPEGEFEVNFDPLTIKRLTDVLLVSHEGTAQLVDARPAARFNAQMDEPRPGLKRGHIPGALNVPWVDLVENGQLKTTDELSEIFERQGVSFEKPIIASCGSGVTAAVVVLALTTLGVNGVSLYDGSWSEWGARSDLPVEPA; encoded by the coding sequence ATGTCCACCTCTTACTTCGTTGCGGGCGACTGGCTCGCAGAACATATTTTTGATGCCGATATCCAGGTACTTGACGCCCGTATGCTCCCTCCCGGTGAAGAGCACAGGGATATAGTGAATGAATACCGGGCGGGCCATTTACCCGGTGCGGTATTTTTTGATATTGAAGCGCTGTCCGATCACACAAGTCCGCTGCCGCACATGATGCCACGCCCGGAAGCTTTCGCCGTTGCCATGCGCGAACTGGGGGTGAACAGTGATAAGCATCTGATAGTTTATGACGAGGGTAACCTGTTCTCTGCGCCGCGAGCCTGGTGGATGCTGCGTAGCTTCGGCGTTGAGAACGTGTCGATTCTGGCAGGGGGTCTGGCTGACTGGAAGCGTGAAGAGTTCCCACTCCAGCAGGGCAATGTCGAACTGCCTGAAGGCGAGTTCGAGGTCAATTTTGATCCGCTGACGATCAAACGCCTGACGGATGTCCTGCTGGTCAGCCACGAAGGCACAGCCCAGCTGGTAGATGCCCGCCCGGCTGCCCGTTTCAATGCGCAAATGGATGAACCGCGCCCGGGTTTAAAACGCGGGCACATTCCCGGCGCGCTCAACGTGCCATGGGTCGATCTGGTCGAGAATGGCCAGTTAAAAACCACGGATGAGCTGAGTGAAATTTTCGAGCGCCAGGGCGTGAGCTTTGAGAAGCCGATTATTGCCAGCTGCGGCTCCGGCGTCACCGCTGCCGTGGTCGTACTGGCACTGACCACGCTGGGTGTAAACGGCGTCTCGCTGTATGACGGTTCGTGGAGCGAATGGGGCGCGCGTTCCGACCTTCCCGTCGAACCCGCGTAA
- the fdx gene encoding ISC system 2Fe-2S type ferredoxin yields the protein MPKIVFLPHQDLCPDGAVLEANVGETILDVALRNGIEIEHACEKSCACTTCHCVVREGFDSLAESTEDEDDMLDKAWGLEPESRLSCQARVTDEDLVVEMPRYTINHAREH from the coding sequence ATGCCAAAGATTGTTTTTCTGCCTCATCAGGACCTTTGTCCGGATGGCGCAGTTCTGGAAGCGAATGTCGGTGAGACCATTCTTGACGTAGCCCTGCGCAACGGTATCGAGATTGAACACGCCTGTGAGAAATCCTGCGCCTGCACCACCTGCCACTGCGTTGTGCGTGAAGGCTTCGACTCCCTTGCGGAAAGCACGGAGGATGAAGACGACATGCTCGATAAGGCCTGGGGTCTCGAGCCGGAAAGCCGCCTGAGCTGCCAGGCTCGCGTCACTGACGAAGACCTGGTTGTTGAGATGCCGCGCTACACCATCAACCACGCGCGCGAGCACTAA